A part of Balneolaceae bacterium genomic DNA contains:
- the arsB gene encoding ACR3 family arsenite efflux transporter, giving the protein MSGNEKKMAFFERYLTVWVLLCIAIGIGVGYLAGDSIEELSKWEIYKVNIPVAILIWMMIYPMMLQIDFGSLKEIGKSPKGVVWTVIINWAIKPFTMAFFAWIFFDHLYSAWLSPELADQYIAGAILLGAAPCTAMVFVWSYLSDGDPNYTLVQVSVNDLLILILFIPIVGLLLGITDITIPYGTLVASVLVFVVVPLAAGYLTHKILVKRRGEDWYLNRFLPKFKPVSVSALLITLILLFAYQGDRIIDQPTAIFFIAIPLLIQTYFIFAIAWYGGKWIGLPYKVCAPGSMIGASNFFELAVAVAIALFGLQSGAALVTVVGVLIEVPVMLSLVRFANKSRSRY; this is encoded by the coding sequence ATGAGCGGTAACGAAAAGAAAATGGCGTTTTTTGAGCGATACCTGACGGTATGGGTATTGCTCTGTATAGCCATAGGAATCGGGGTCGGCTACCTGGCCGGTGACAGCATAGAAGAGCTGAGCAAGTGGGAGATCTACAAGGTCAACATACCGGTCGCCATCCTGATCTGGATGATGATCTACCCGATGATGCTTCAAATTGATTTCGGATCACTCAAAGAGATCGGTAAATCGCCCAAGGGGGTGGTTTGGACCGTCATCATCAACTGGGCCATAAAGCCCTTCACCATGGCCTTTTTCGCCTGGATCTTTTTCGATCATTTGTATTCGGCATGGTTGAGCCCGGAACTGGCGGATCAGTACATCGCCGGGGCTATTTTACTGGGGGCTGCTCCCTGTACGGCGATGGTTTTTGTCTGGTCGTATCTGTCGGATGGTGATCCCAACTACACCCTCGTGCAGGTTTCGGTGAACGACCTGCTGATTTTAATTCTGTTCATTCCCATCGTGGGATTATTGCTTGGCATTACCGATATCACCATCCCGTATGGCACGCTGGTGGCTTCCGTGCTTGTATTTGTGGTGGTTCCGTTGGCCGCCGGATATTTGACACATAAAATACTGGTTAAAAGAAGAGGGGAAGACTGGTACCTCAACCGCTTTCTGCCAAAGTTCAAGCCGGTGTCAGTTTCAGCCCTGCTGATTACGCTCATACTGTTATTTGCCTACCAGGGAGACAGGATTATTGATCAGCCCACCGCCATCTTCTTTATAGCCATTCCATTACTTATTCAAACCTATTTCATCTTTGCGATCGCCTGGTATGGCGGAAAGTGGATCGGGCTGCCCTACAAGGTGTGCGCCCCCGGCTCAATGATCGGCGCCAGCAACTTTTTTGAGCTGGCTGTGGCCGTTGCCATTGCACTGTTCGGCCTCCAGTCAGGCGCAGCCCTGGTAACCGTGGTCGGGGTTCTGATTGAAGTACCGGTGATGCTTTCCCTGGTACGATTTGCCAACAAAAGCCGATCGCGTTATTAA
- a CDS encoding OsmC family protein has product MEKDDIKFTAKHLAKKLKLRNANSEVVKRHNKLKEIYDDDPEKALIIDSAVVEGENLDDPFHSKVLMNDELKLPLKTGLHRAVGGDHDYSTPGDILCAALAVCLESTIRMIADRLEIQLDHTKVSVGAHLDVRGTLRFNDSVPVGFQKINVEVELGSDNVGEKVINTLFSAAVKSCVVYQTLKPGIPIEKNLKIM; this is encoded by the coding sequence ATGGAAAAAGACGACATTAAATTTACCGCCAAGCATTTAGCTAAAAAACTTAAACTGCGAAATGCAAATTCCGAAGTCGTAAAAAGACATAATAAACTAAAGGAAATCTATGATGATGACCCAGAAAAAGCGTTAATCATAGATTCAGCAGTAGTTGAAGGTGAAAACTTGGATGATCCATTTCATTCTAAAGTTCTAATGAATGATGAGCTAAAATTACCACTTAAAACGGGTCTCCATAGAGCTGTGGGCGGTGACCACGATTACTCAACACCCGGAGACATTTTATGTGCCGCATTGGCTGTTTGTTTGGAAAGTACCATAAGAATGATTGCAGATAGATTAGAAATTCAATTGGATCACACAAAAGTGTCAGTTGGAGCCCATCTTGATGTTCGTGGCACATTAAGGTTTAATGACTCTGTTCCTGTAGGATTTCAAAAAATAAATGTGGAGGTAGAATTAGGTTCAGACAATGTAGGAGAAAAGGTTATAAATACTTTATTTAGTGCTGCAGTAAAAAGTTGCGTGGTCTATCAAACTTTAAAACCTGGTATTCCAATAGAAAAAAACTTGAAAATAATGTAA
- a CDS encoding DUF6249 domain-containing protein: MELILLTILAIAFITAIFLTWFFIHKSKQEERQLLIEKGVDLSELPERGILNFNFPWLKIGCVLTIGSIGLLIGVILQDTIVKGGGEPLLGMLIFGGIGMIAAHFIGNRN; this comes from the coding sequence ATGGAATTAATTTTACTCACTATTCTGGCCATCGCTTTTATTACAGCCATCTTTCTAACCTGGTTTTTTATTCATAAATCGAAGCAAGAAGAACGCCAGTTACTCATCGAAAAAGGTGTTGATCTTTCAGAATTACCAGAAAGAGGGATATTAAATTTCAATTTTCCGTGGCTGAAAATAGGATGTGTCTTAACAATAGGTTCTATCGGTTTGTTAATCGGAGTAATCTTGCAAGATACGATAGTAAAAGGAGGCGGTGAGCCCCTGCTGGGCATGTTAATATTTGGAGGCATCGGAATGATTGCTGCACATTTTATTGGTAATCGTAATTAG
- the guaB gene encoding IMP dehydrogenase, whose protein sequence is MNNSSPFDRITRQGLTYDDVLLVPAYSETLPRNVDTSVDLAPNLRLNIPVISAAMDTVSEYRLAIALAREGGIAMLHKNMSIESQAEQVRLVKRSESGMIVDPITLPKDSTVKEARSLMKKHKIGGIPIVKSDNTLIGIVTNRDLRFERYVDKKLSSIMTSENLVTAREGTTLEEAEKVLQEHKVEKLPIVDDSHRLVGLITFKDIEKKMNFPNACKDDMGRLRVGAAVGVTPDTHDRVDALVDSGVDVITIDTAHGHSSGVLDMVRSVKERHPDLNLIAGNVATRGGAEALDEAGADIVKVGVGPGSICTTRVVTGVGVPQLSAVMEVAEYCHANGIGLIADGGIKQTGDIPKAIAGGAHAVMMGSMFAGVDEAPGETIIYESRKYKSYRGMGSLGAMEEGSKDRYFQDVEDDIKKLVPEGIEGRVPYKGHLGEVVYQMIGGLQAAMGYCGAADIAALQQAEFVQISAAAYKESHPHSVQITKESPNYSVS, encoded by the coding sequence ATGAACAACTCCTCTCCCTTCGATCGCATTACCCGGCAGGGCCTCACCTACGACGACGTTCTGCTCGTGCCGGCCTACTCGGAAACCCTTCCTCGCAACGTGGATACCAGCGTGGACCTGGCGCCCAACCTGCGGCTGAACATTCCGGTCATCAGCGCGGCCATGGATACCGTCTCGGAGTATCGCCTGGCCATCGCGCTGGCGCGGGAGGGGGGCATCGCCATGCTCCACAAGAACATGAGCATCGAAAGCCAGGCGGAGCAGGTGCGCCTGGTGAAGCGGAGCGAGAGCGGCATGATCGTCGATCCCATTACCCTCCCAAAGGATTCCACGGTCAAGGAGGCCCGCTCCCTGATGAAAAAGCACAAGATCGGCGGGATCCCCATCGTCAAGTCCGACAATACGCTCATCGGCATCGTGACCAACCGGGACCTGCGTTTTGAGCGGTACGTGGACAAGAAACTGAGTTCCATCATGACCTCCGAAAACCTGGTGACCGCGCGGGAGGGCACCACCCTGGAGGAGGCGGAGAAGGTCCTGCAGGAACACAAGGTGGAGAAGCTGCCCATCGTGGACGACAGCCACAGGCTGGTGGGGCTGATCACCTTCAAGGACATCGAGAAGAAGATGAATTTCCCCAACGCCTGCAAGGACGACATGGGTCGCCTGCGGGTGGGCGCTGCGGTGGGCGTGACGCCTGACACGCACGACCGTGTGGACGCCCTGGTGGATTCCGGGGTGGATGTGATCACCATCGACACCGCGCACGGTCACTCCAGCGGGGTGCTGGACATGGTGCGATCGGTGAAGGAGCGCCATCCCGACCTGAATCTTATCGCGGGCAACGTGGCCACGCGTGGCGGCGCGGAAGCGCTGGACGAGGCGGGCGCGGACATCGTGAAGGTGGGCGTGGGACCCGGTTCCATCTGTACCACGCGCGTGGTGACGGGCGTGGGCGTGCCCCAGCTCAGCGCCGTGATGGAAGTGGCGGAGTACTGCCACGCCAACGGTATCGGACTGATTGCGGACGGCGGCATCAAGCAGACGGGGGACATCCCCAAGGCCATCGCCGGCGGGGCGCACGCGGTGATGATGGGATCGATGTTTGCCGGGGTGGACGAGGCGCCGGGCGAGACCATCATCTACGAATCGCGCAAGTACAAGTCCTACCGCGGCATGGGCAGCCTGGGCGCCATGGAGGAGGGGTCCAAGGACCGCTACTTCCAGGACGTGGAGGACGACATCAAGAAGCTGGTGCCCGAGGGCATCGAGGGACGCGTCCCCTACAAGGGCCACCTGGGCGAGGTGGTCTACCAGATGATCGGCGGGCTGCAGGCCGCCATGGGCTACTGCGGCGCCGCCGATATCGCCGCACTGCAGCAGGCGGAATTCGTGCAGATCTCGGCCGCGGCCTACAAGGAGAGTCATCCCCACTCGGTGCAGATCACCAAGGAGAGCCCCAACTACTCGGTGAGCTGA
- a CDS encoding LptF/LptG family permease: protein MIKKFDRHIFGRLTGITLFVLGVLIFVFIIFDFSEHSDEFTDRGATMGQIFGTYYLNYIPEMFRLVMPMAVFVAVLYLTGQLSERLEIIALKAAGVSLYRLLAPYLVFAFLVAGAMFYLDGWVIPDANAKRIAFESRYLTDKSQRVDRNQIYRQESENALYRINYFNANEQVGYTIEVVNYAGDSLQSLTTIDRMRWAEGREQWVMYNIQKRVFDSTGFTDFQTDSADTTLNILPRDITRTTSDIYQLTYPEAQNYIASIERSGAGSVGLPKIQYYGRLAYPLSVIVITIVGFSIAAVRRKGGKAMYIAAGLAIAIIYLVFMKIMEPVGSKGAVDPAIAALLPHLSFFVVGMGLLISARK from the coding sequence ATGATTAAGAAGTTCGACCGCCATATCTTCGGGCGCCTGACGGGTATCACCCTTTTCGTGCTGGGCGTGCTCATCTTCGTGTTCATCATCTTCGACTTTTCCGAGCACAGCGACGAGTTCACCGACCGCGGCGCCACCATGGGACAGATCTTCGGGACCTACTACCTGAACTACATCCCCGAAATGTTCCGCCTGGTCATGCCCATGGCCGTCTTTGTGGCCGTACTCTACCTCACCGGACAGCTCTCCGAGCGGCTGGAGATCATCGCCCTCAAGGCCGCCGGGGTGAGCCTCTACCGCCTGCTGGCCCCCTACCTGGTCTTCGCCTTCCTGGTGGCCGGCGCCATGTTCTACCTGGACGGCTGGGTGATCCCCGACGCCAACGCCAAGCGCATCGCCTTCGAGAGCCGCTACCTTACCGACAAGTCGCAGCGGGTGGACCGCAACCAGATCTACCGGCAGGAATCCGAAAACGCCCTCTACCGGATCAATTACTTTAATGCCAACGAACAGGTGGGCTATACCATCGAGGTGGTCAACTACGCGGGCGACTCCCTGCAGTCCCTCACCACTATCGACCGCATGCGCTGGGCGGAAGGCCGGGAACAGTGGGTGATGTACAATATCCAAAAGCGGGTCTTCGACTCTACGGGCTTCACCGATTTCCAGACTGACTCGGCCGACACCACGCTCAATATTCTGCCGCGAGACATCACGCGGACCACCTCAGACATCTACCAGCTCACCTACCCCGAGGCGCAGAACTACATCGCCTCCATTGAGCGCAGCGGGGCCGGCAGCGTAGGCCTGCCCAAGATCCAGTACTACGGGAGGCTGGCCTATCCCCTCTCGGTGATCGTGATCACCATCGTGGGCTTCTCCATCGCGGCTGTTCGCAGGAAAGGCGGAAAGGCCATGTACATCGCGGCCGGGCTGGCCATCGCCATCATCTACCTGGTGTTCATGAAGATCATGGAACCGGTAGGCAGCAAGGGAGCGGTGGACCCGGCCATCGCGGCTTTATTGCCGCACCTGAGCTTCTTTGTGGTGGGGATGGGACTGCTGATCAGCGCACGAAAATAA
- a CDS encoding sigma-70 family RNA polymerase sigma factor, whose translation MLDGDTDAFRFIIKQYQDEAYSLAISVVKDEFLAKDVAQNAFIKAYTKLDTFKWNSRFSTWLVRIVINEAFIQLRKQKRQTKIAEGILKQPTDPPSIYLLKKLKKITSVITSMKL comes from the coding sequence GTGCTTGATGGAGATACCGATGCATTCCGATTTATCATAAAACAATATCAAGATGAAGCATATTCGCTTGCTATATCCGTAGTGAAAGATGAGTTTCTCGCAAAAGATGTGGCTCAAAATGCTTTTATAAAAGCTTATACCAAACTTGATACGTTCAAATGGAATTCAAGATTCTCCACTTGGTTGGTAAGAATCGTTATCAATGAAGCCTTTATTCAACTACGAAAACAAAAGAGGCAAACGAAGATTGCAGAGGGAATCTTGAAACAACCAACCGATCCACCATCAATTTATCTTCTGAAAAAATTGAAAAAGATAACCAGCGTTATTACATCAATGAAGCTTTAA
- a CDS encoding CPBP family intramembrane glutamic endopeptidase — MKNFIKSHPIISYTLITFALSWFFWGSSIVVNFSDDIFLGVILVGGFGPAIAAFIMMHIQSEKKITLGSNRLFWSFSFIAIVVVVVTYFLVQGSTDEAWGTSIWSGLKEPGLLAIFLITACCLFWGLLVSNAYNGDLKENFLTSFLFQNKKIKWYVFALLLFPAIYSLSFGVGKLLNFNTTEAIFSPDTNFFISFILTFIFTGGNEEFGWRGFFQKELQKKYSPLFSAFVIAIVWVLWHLPLHYNGFYPSEFSFTSRFALGFQMALLYTWLYNKSGYSLLSVVILHAMYNNVSDIFGSSYVPAMSIGIVLVLIFIIEDKMWVKKSYHDNIYQSSALSQEST, encoded by the coding sequence ATGAAAAACTTTATCAAATCTCATCCCATTATAAGCTACACCCTAATTACATTTGCTCTTTCCTGGTTCTTTTGGGGTAGTTCAATAGTTGTAAACTTTTCTGATGATATTTTTCTTGGCGTAATTTTAGTTGGGGGATTTGGGCCTGCCATTGCGGCTTTTATCATGATGCACATTCAGTCAGAAAAGAAAATAACCCTAGGCAGCAACAGGTTATTCTGGTCGTTTTCCTTTATTGCTATTGTAGTAGTTGTTGTTACATATTTTTTAGTTCAGGGTTCCACCGATGAGGCTTGGGGAACTAGTATTTGGTCTGGCTTAAAGGAACCAGGATTACTAGCTATATTCCTCATCACAGCTTGTTGTCTTTTTTGGGGGCTCCTGGTTAGTAATGCTTACAATGGAGATCTTAAGGAGAATTTTCTAACCTCTTTTCTATTTCAGAATAAAAAAATCAAATGGTATGTCTTTGCTTTATTACTTTTTCCGGCAATTTATTCGTTAAGTTTTGGTGTCGGCAAACTATTAAACTTTAACACAACAGAAGCAATATTTTCTCCTGATACTAATTTTTTTATAAGTTTCATACTTACCTTCATTTTTACGGGTGGCAATGAAGAGTTTGGGTGGAGAGGATTTTTTCAAAAAGAATTACAAAAAAAATACTCTCCGCTGTTCAGTGCTTTTGTTATAGCGATCGTTTGGGTTCTTTGGCATTTACCCTTGCACTATAATGGATTTTATCCCTCTGAATTTAGCTTTACTTCCCGTTTTGCACTGGGATTTCAAATGGCTTTACTGTATACCTGGCTGTATAACAAATCCGGCTATTCTCTCCTGAGTGTCGTTATACTTCACGCTATGTATAATAATGTGTCAGATATCTTTGGATCTTCATATGTGCCTGCCATGTCGATAGGAATCGTGCTAGTATTAATTTTTATTATCGAGGATAAAATGTGGGTTAAAAAGAGCTATCATGATAATATTTATCAGTCAAGTGCTTTAAGCCAAGAATCTACGTAG
- a CDS encoding LptF/LptG family permease, translated as MRLIPNKLQRDVLRSHIGPFLFCFFTLMFLLLMQFLVLYINDLIGKGLPLGVVVELILTNLAYMVVLASPMATLVACLMAFGKLTEHNELTALRAAGVNPFRVMVPVLAASVLLCGFLVWFGNGLLPDANQKAKTLFIDIQMKQPSFELEEDQFYEGVEGYTFLVDEIESQEDSLYNITLYQEQTRRKNKAIIRAQKGQLQSNPDSQTATLMLRDGHVLRYLTRIDDGEPQEVLEKTNFHRYRISFDLSALAFSRSNPDDQARHERTMNMQSMRMVVDSLRDDIAQEKERLWQHTPFTSAEPQEPAESGEPAELDRASNDPSDTGFDIRGPTTRQGDSGSESAADRPRLLEVNLEASEQPPPVQSSYLVLNELDNATSQRNLRDMALNALRDYKGTYDNVIVNTDWRKTRVARYLVEIHKKLSIPVACIIFVLLGAPVGMYSRKGNLGYAALIGTVFLTFYWISIIQGEKLADRLFISPFWGMWFGNIVLGTIGLYLTLRVSTSFRLSRMVPERYRVPAGDLLPAGLMESFWKLLPGPAGSSSPPPPDERSSDD; from the coding sequence ATGAGACTCATACCCAACAAACTGCAGCGGGACGTCCTCCGGAGCCACATCGGACCCTTCCTGTTCTGTTTCTTTACGCTGATGTTCCTGCTGCTGATGCAGTTCCTGGTACTGTATATCAACGATCTGATCGGCAAGGGATTGCCGCTGGGGGTCGTCGTAGAGCTCATCCTGACCAACCTGGCGTACATGGTGGTGCTCGCCTCACCCATGGCCACCCTGGTGGCCTGCCTGATGGCGTTCGGAAAACTTACCGAGCACAACGAGCTCACCGCCCTGCGCGCAGCCGGCGTAAACCCCTTCCGGGTCATGGTGCCCGTGCTGGCCGCCTCCGTGCTGCTCTGCGGGTTCCTGGTCTGGTTCGGCAACGGCTTGCTGCCCGACGCCAACCAGAAGGCCAAGACGCTATTCATCGACATCCAGATGAAACAGCCCTCCTTCGAGCTGGAGGAAGACCAGTTCTACGAGGGCGTCGAGGGGTATACCTTTCTGGTAGACGAGATCGAGTCGCAGGAAGACTCCCTCTATAATATCACCTTGTACCAGGAACAGACCCGAAGGAAGAACAAGGCCATCATACGGGCCCAAAAGGGACAACTGCAAAGCAATCCTGACAGCCAAACGGCCACGCTCATGCTTCGCGACGGCCACGTCCTGCGATATTTGACGCGGATTGACGATGGCGAGCCGCAGGAAGTGCTGGAGAAGACCAACTTTCACCGGTACAGGATCAGCTTCGACCTGTCGGCGCTGGCGTTTTCACGCTCCAACCCAGATGACCAGGCGCGCCATGAGCGTACCATGAATATGCAATCGATGCGCATGGTGGTCGACTCCCTGCGGGACGACATCGCCCAGGAAAAGGAGCGTCTCTGGCAACATACCCCCTTCACTTCCGCCGAACCACAGGAACCGGCTGAATCAGGAGAACCCGCTGAATTGGACCGTGCTTCGAACGACCCTTCCGACACCGGGTTCGATATTCGCGGCCCGACTACCCGGCAGGGAGACTCCGGTTCAGAATCTGCCGCGGACAGGCCCCGGCTGCTGGAAGTAAACCTGGAGGCCTCCGAGCAGCCCCCCCCGGTGCAGAGCTCCTACCTGGTGCTCAACGAGCTGGACAACGCCACCTCCCAGCGCAACCTGCGGGACATGGCCCTGAACGCGCTGCGCGACTACAAGGGCACCTACGACAACGTCATCGTGAACACCGACTGGCGCAAAACACGCGTGGCGCGCTACCTGGTGGAGATCCACAAGAAACTCTCCATCCCGGTGGCCTGCATCATCTTTGTGCTGCTGGGAGCGCCCGTGGGCATGTACTCGCGCAAGGGCAACCTGGGCTACGCCGCCCTCATCGGGACGGTGTTTCTCACCTTCTACTGGATCTCGATAATCCAGGGCGAGAAACTGGCCGACCGGCTGTTCATATCTCCCTTCTGGGGCATGTGGTTCGGCAACATCGTGCTGGGCACCATCGGGCTCTACCTGACGCTGCGGGTCAGCACCTCCTTCCGGCTCTCGCGGATGGTGCCCGAGCGCTACCGTGTGCCGGCGGGCGACCTGCTGCCGGCGGGACTCATGGAGTCGTTCTGGAAACTGCTGCCGGGACCCGCCGGATCAAGCTCGCCCCCTCCACCCGACGAGAGGTCCTCCGATGATTAA